CAAACGCTTACGGCCTTTTGCACGACGTGCGTTTAAAACTGCGCGCCCACTCTTCGTTTTCATGCGAATACGAAAGCCGTGTGTACGCTTGCGACGTGTTACTGATGGTTGGTATGTTCTTTTCATGATAGATCCCTGCAA
Above is a genomic segment from Polynucleobacter sp. MG-5-Ahmo-C2 containing:
- the rpmH gene encoding 50S ribosomal protein L34, translated to MKRTYQPSVTRRKRTHGFRIRMKTKSGRAVLNARRAKGRKRLAV